A window of the Arachis duranensis cultivar V14167 chromosome 5, aradu.V14167.gnm2.J7QH, whole genome shotgun sequence genome harbors these coding sequences:
- the LOC107487617 gene encoding beta-glucosidase 1: MGDPKSRTQKRCCGGGEVGGGEVGGPVLIVAFSKPSSKSHRRTEQIPYRRCTTRTKTQLNTAPRLACHHPKATGQHSRQHRRATINQDLRPRHLRPRRLHQQRFWVLDLGSPTIKTAPPNLPPSHRLKCIWSPSHLFRVMKPLLHGDYPTSMKKIAGERIPTFTDRESKLVKGSYGFIGLIHYTNINITYNSLVLESNLRDFSADMAVLMRK; the protein is encoded by the exons ATGGGTGACCCTAAATCCAGAACCCAGAAACGCTGCTGTGGAGGCGGCGAGGTCGGAGGTGGCGAGGTCGGAGGTCCTGTGTTGATCGTCGCCT TCTCGAAGCCTTCCTCCAAATCCCACCGCCGAACAGAGCAGATCCCCTACCGCCGGTGCACCACGAGGACGAAGACCCAGCTCAACACAGCACCTCGCCTGGCTTGCCACCACCCAAAAGCCACAGGGCAACACAGCAGACAGCACCGACGGGCGACGATCAACCAAGACCTCCGACCTCGCCACCTCCGACCTCGCCGCCTCCACCAGCAGCGTTTCTGGGTTCTGGATTTAGGGTCACCCACGATCAAGACAGCCCCTCCCAATCTCCCACCCAGCCACCGATTGAAGTGCATATGGAGCCCGAGCCATCTATTCAG GGTGATGAAGCCCTTGTTGCATGGAGACTATCCCACTTCCATGAAGAAAATTGCAGGTGAAAGAATTCCAACCTTCACAGATCGTGAATCAAAACTAGTTAAGGGTTCATATGGCTTCATAGGTTTAATTCACTACACAAATATTAATATCACATACAATTCCTTGGTTCTGGAGAGCAATCTGAGAGATTTCAGTGCAGATATGGCCGTGCTCATGCGTAAGTAA